The Tessaracoccus timonensis sequence TGCGATGGTTTCGGCGGCAGAGATGCCGTCGAGTTTCGGCATCTTCACGTCCATGATGATGAGGTCAGGCTGCAACTCACGCGCCAGCTCGATAGCTTCCTCACCATCGCTGGCCTGACCAGTGACCTCGTACCCCTCCTCAGTTAGGAGTTCCACCAGATCAAGGCGAATCAGCGCCTCATCCTCAGCCACCAGCACAGTTGGCTTCTTCTTCGCTTCAGTCATTCAGCTTCCTCACTTGCTCCGCAACGGCGGTTCTGAGATATCGTACTGCGATCCACCAAAGTCTGCTCGAATCGCATGAACTACCCTCGGTATGGCACAATGTTCCCTTGCTAGCCCGGGTGGCGGAATGGTAGACGCGCTCGACTCAAAATCGAGTGGCCGCAAGGCCGTAGGGGTTCGAATCCCCTGCCGGGTACTTCACACGAAACGGTGGGTGGCCGCGTGCAATCTCGCGTGACCACCCACCGTTTCGCATTACAGCTGTCAGTGCTCGTCGAGCTCCTTGATGCGGTGGACGCGCAGGTTGTTGGTCTTACCCACCACGCCCATCGGCAGGCCGGAGAGAATCACAACGCGCTCACCAACCTCGATCATGCCGTGGCTGCGCAGGTAGTTGTCGAGCGACTCGACCATCTCCTCCTGCGCCTCAAAGTGCGGAGTCACGACCGTATCGACACCCCACGAGAGGGTCATCTGCTGACGCGTGGCTTCTTCCGGCGAGAACACGAGCATCGGGATGGGAGAACGCAGACGCGACAGACGGCGTCCGGTGTCACCCGACTTCGTGAAGGCAACGAGATAGCGAGCCTTGAGGCGCTCCGCAACCTCCGCGGCTGCCTTGGCCAGGATGCCACCCGTGGTGTGCGGGTCCCAGTCGATGTGGTGGATCTCCTCGTGGCCCTCCTTCTCCGTGGTCTCGACAATGCGAGCCATGGTGGCGACGGTGAGCACCGGGTAGTCACCGACGGAGGTCTCACCGGAGAGCATCACCGCGTCGGCGCCGTCGAGGATGGCATTGGCGACGTCGGAGGCCTCCGCACGCGTCGGGCGGGGGTTGGAGATCATGGAGTCGAGCATCTGGGTGGCGACGATCACCGGCTTTGCCCACTTGCGTGCGGCGCGGATGATCTGCTTCTGCACCAGCGGGACGTCCTCAAGCGGAAGCTCGACGCCCAGGTCGCCACGAGCAACCATGAACGCGTCGAAGGAATCGATGATGGCCGGCAGGTTCTCGATGGCCTGCGGCTTCTCGAGCTTCGCAATCACCGGGGTGCGGCGACCTTCCTCGTCCATGATTTCGTGCACGCGCTTGATGTCGTCGCCGGAACGCACGAAGGACAAGGCGATCATGTCAACGCCGTGCTGGAGTGCCCAGCGCAGGTCGTTCTCATCCTTCTCGGACAGCGCTGGCACGGAGACTGCCGCGCCGGGAACGTTGATGCCCTTGTTGTTGGACACTGGGCCTTCGACGGTCACTTCGGTGACGATGTCGTTGCCGCTTACTTCCTTGACGCGCAAGCCGACCTTGCCGTCGTCGATGAGGAGTGAGTCTCCTGGCTTCACATCACCAGGCAGCCCCTTGTAGGTGGTGGAGACCCGTTCCTTGGTGCCGACGATGTCGTCGGTGGTGATGGTGAACTGGTCGCCGTTTGCGAGCGGATACGGTTCGTCGCTCTCGAACTTGCCAAGGCGAATCTTCGGACCCTGCAAGTCAGCAAAAACGCCGACGGTCTGGCCGGTGATTTGGGCCGCTTCCCGGACGTTCTGCAGGCGGGTGAAGTGTTCGGTGTAGTCGCCGTGGCTCATATTCAAGCGGGCGACGTTCATGCCCGCCTGGATGAGTTCCACAAGACGATCGACGGATTCGGTTGCTGGGCCGAGGGTACATACAATCTTTGCTCTACGCACGAGCCCAACCCTACTAGAGACTTTGCGCGAACCGGAGGGGGCATCGAGTTGTGACACGCATCGGACGTATTGCTGCACGATCGTCCACACTCATCAAGCATCCGTGCGGACGTGCTCCAACGCTGCACGCAAATCGTCGGGATACTCCGAATAGAACCGAACGGGTTCGCCGGTGCCTGGGTGGACGAATCCGAGCTCGACGGCGTGCAGCCACTGCCGCTGCAACCCCAGCGTCTCCGCCAACGTGGGGTCTGCGCCGTACAAGGGGTCGCCAGCGCACGGGTGCCCAATCGCGGCCATGTGCACGCGAATCTGATGCGTCCTGCCGGTTTCAAGATGCACTCGCAGGAGGGTGGCTCGACGGTGCGCCTCCAGCGTGTCGTACTGCGTGACGGCGTGCCGGCCGCCATCGACCACCGCCATCTTCCAGTCGTGGCCGGGATGACGTCCGATCGGCGCCTCAATCGTGCCCTGAAACGGGTCCGGGTGCCCCTGCACGAGCGCATGGTACACCTTGTCCACTGTCCGGTCTCGAAACGCCTGCTTCAGCACGCTGTATGCGTGCTCACTTTTCGCGACGACCATGACGCCCGACGTGCCGACGTCGAGGCGCTGCACAATGCCCTGCCGTTCCGCCGCACCCGACGTCGCGATCGGCACGCCGACATGCAGCAGGTGTTCGACTACGCTCGGCCCCTCCCATCCGAGGCTCGGGTGTGCCGCCACCCCGACGGGCTTGTCCACCACGACGATGTCTGCGTCTTCGAAGAGGATGCGTAAGCCCTCCGCAACGCGTGGCTCGATGCTCAGCGGGGCGGGCGCAGTGGCGTCCGATATTTCCAACATGGCGCCTGCCGTCACGCGCTGCGAACCCTTCGCTACGGTTGCGCCATCCAACGTGAGGCCGCCGGCTTCCAGCATGATTTCGATCTTCGACCTGCTGTAGCCACTGATCCGAGCCGCAACGACGTCGACGCGTTCTCCGTCGAAGGCGTCCGGGACGAGGAACACGCTCATGCTCGATTCCCCTCGGCCTCCTCGGCTTCCTCAGCTCGACGTTCCTCGCCTGTGAAGCTCATGATGATCAGCAGCGCCGCGGCAGCCGTGATGCAGATGTCTGCCACATTGAAAATGGCGAAGCCACGCAGCTGGATGAAGTCGACGACATGCCCGTGCAACGCCGCTGGTGGGCGGACGATGCGGTCGACGAGGTTGCCCGTGATGCCCGCGAGCAGCAGCCCCAGCGTGAGTGCATGCCAGCCTCGGGTGATTCTGGGGAGCCCGACGAAGATGCACGCCGCAGTGGCCGCGATGGCAAACATCGAGAACACAACGGTTGCGCTCTCCCCCATTCCGAACGCGGCACCGGGGTTGAAAATGAGTTGCAGCCTGAGAACTCCAAGCGCCCAAGCGCCGGGGACGCCCGGCTCCAGGTACGCCAATGCCGCCAGCTTCGTGAGTTGGTCAACGGATAGCCCCAGAAGCCACAGCCCTGAGGCGATGAGCACAAGCGCGCGGTTCAGCGCCGTTCCTCGCGCTGCTTGCACCGCACGCATAGCGTTGCGCGCGGGAACACTTGGAGTCGCCCCTTGCCGATCGGTTCGCCGCACACCTCGCAATACCCGTACTCGCCGGCGTCGAAGAGGCTCAGCGCTTGGCGCAGCTGGTCGGCCATCTCCTTCACATTGGCCGCAAGCGACAGCTCCTGGTCACGTTCGAAGTTGCTCGACCCGACGTCGGCCGGATCACGGCCCGCACCGTCGTTGCCGCCTGTCAGGAATTCTGCGAGATCCGCCTCATTTTCTTCGACGCGCTTCTCGACGCGTTCTAGTTCAGCGACGAGCTCGTCGCGCTGCTCCTGAATTTCCTCAGGAGTCCAGGGATCTTCGCCTTCCAGGACGGGCAACGCCACGTCGCGTGACTTCTGTTCAGCCATGGTGAGACCTTCTCGTTCGGGTACTGTGCAGGGGATCGTACACCACGACTTGAGTGGCCTACAAAGAGCGGCGAGGCCGCACCATAGGAAGGTACGGCCTCGCGATGGCGTAGGAAGCGTCGAAACTACCGCTCGTCGCTACCCGCGAGGGCATCCAGGCGGGGGGTATCCGACTGGGCCTGGGCCAACTCGGGCACATCCTGCGGCTCGGGGCGGTCTTCGCCCAGCGAGGTGAGGAGCTTCTGCAGCGAACCAGTGAGATTGGCGCGGTACTGCGATTCGAAGTTGCGCAGCGCGCCCACCTTGTCAGTGAGTACGCCCTGCTCGCGCTCGAGCTCGGCGAACAGCTCGGTGCGCTTCGCTTCCGTGTCGGAGTCGAGACGCGCGGCGCGACCCTCCGCGTCGGAGGTCATCTGCTCGGCGTTCACGCGCGCCTCGGATTCGATGCGTTCCGCACGGGTGCGGGCGTCCGTCTTGATTTCGGTGGCACGCTGCTCCGCATCAGCCAGCTTACGCGACGCCTCGGC is a genomic window containing:
- the lspA gene encoding signal peptidase II, giving the protein MRAVQAARGTALNRALVLIASGLWLLGLSVDQLTKLAALAYLEPGVPGAWALGVLRLQLIFNPGAAFGMGESATVVFSMFAIAATAACIFVGLPRITRGWHALTLGLLLAGITGNLVDRIVRPPAALHGHVVDFIQLRGFAIFNVADICITAAAALLIIMSFTGEERRAEEAEEAEGNRA
- the pyk gene encoding pyruvate kinase; its protein translation is MRRAKIVCTLGPATESVDRLVELIQAGMNVARLNMSHGDYTEHFTRLQNVREAAQITGQTVGVFADLQGPKIRLGKFESDEPYPLANGDQFTITTDDIVGTKERVSTTYKGLPGDVKPGDSLLIDDGKVGLRVKEVSGNDIVTEVTVEGPVSNNKGINVPGAAVSVPALSEKDENDLRWALQHGVDMIALSFVRSGDDIKRVHEIMDEEGRRTPVIAKLEKPQAIENLPAIIDSFDAFMVARGDLGVELPLEDVPLVQKQIIRAARKWAKPVIVATQMLDSMISNPRPTRAEASDVANAILDGADAVMLSGETSVGDYPVLTVATMARIVETTEKEGHEEIHHIDWDPHTTGGILAKAAAEVAERLKARYLVAFTKSGDTGRRLSRLRSPIPMLVFSPEEATRQQMTLSWGVDTVVTPHFEAQEEMVESLDNYLRSHGMIEVGERVVILSGLPMGVVGKTNNLRVHRIKELDEH
- a CDS encoding TraR/DksA family transcriptional regulator, giving the protein MAEQKSRDVALPVLEGEDPWTPEEIQEQRDELVAELERVEKRVEENEADLAEFLTGGNDGAGRDPADVGSSNFERDQELSLAANVKEMADQLRQALSLFDAGEYGYCEVCGEPIGKGRLQVFPRATLCVRCKQREERR
- a CDS encoding RluA family pseudouridine synthase, encoding MSVFLVPDAFDGERVDVVAARISGYSRSKIEIMLEAGGLTLDGATVAKGSQRVTAGAMLEISDATAPAPLSIEPRVAEGLRILFEDADIVVVDKPVGVAAHPSLGWEGPSVVEHLLHVGVPIATSGAAERQGIVQRLDVGTSGVMVVAKSEHAYSVLKQAFRDRTVDKVYHALVQGHPDPFQGTIEAPIGRHPGHDWKMAVVDGGRHAVTQYDTLEAHRRATLLRVHLETGRTHQIRVHMAAIGHPCAGDPLYGADPTLAETLGLQRQWLHAVELGFVHPGTGEPVRFYSEYPDDLRAALEHVRTDA